The genomic segment tgtgcgtgcgtgcgtgtgtgtgtgtgtatatgtgcgtgtgtgtgtgtgtgtgtatgtgcttgtgtgtgtgtgtgtgtgtgtgtgtgtgtgtgtgtgcatgtgtgatatCTGGCAACATGCTCTAATTCCTTATAgacttcctctgtgtttgttggcAGTTAGTAACATTATACTGCTTCTGCCGAGGCCTACTTCTCATGTCCCACTGTGACAGAAGATTTTCCAATGACATCTTGAACTGCCATCAGCCTCACAATGTTATGGACTATTTCCTGAAGTTGTGTTGCCATTCAGGGCTATTTCATGATAATTGGAAATTGCTTTAGATTGCCCTTTGGTTCAACATGTACGCTAGAAAAACATCGTTCTTTTAAAACTCTCTTATTTGTGAAATAACATATTGGTAATTATCTTGCtagaaattgtcttttttttttttcatttccctcGTCCCTGATGTTACATCATGTggaaatatattaaataaatgaaccGGAGGATGACTTGTGCTTTTTCAAGTAGCTTTATTTCCAAACTGGAGAGGGAGGATGACAGATGGGGGATAGAAGATTGTAAAGCTCAGACCACGCAGTTTGGTCCAAACACAGTAGGAGAAGAGACAGTACAAGTGGTTTCAGGGGAAAAGATGGTGATCAAGAGGCAGATTACTGCATCTGTCGCATTTAAGCCATAAtttatactttaaaaaaaaaaaacaaagcagcagtcTTACCACATAAAGCCATGGTTGGGGGGTTTGCAACTCATAGTTATTGGAAACAGCCATGAATCCATGACCGCTGTGGCTATTTTTGATATAATTGCGTTGTTATAGCTGTTTGTATTTCTGGAGAGAAAATAACCATTTCAGACGAGGACAGGGAACAGGGAGCTCTCACTCTCAACCATTTTATCAGTTATTTGAATCTCCAAGCAGCTCTGTGTGGTATGGATTGTAGCCTTAATGTCCTGCACAAAGCCTGCAAATCATCCAACTGAAACTGGCTTTGGGTGCAattgacattttcatgttttcctgctgcagtatggttaataaaatgtacatcCTTGAATGTGCTTGTATCTCTGATTGAACACTTTACCGTACTATAACTAGAAGAAACAATGATGACAAATGTTGCATTGTAGGTTCTGCATTACGCACAAAACTCAAAGTTCACGTTCCTTcaattcaacacaaacacatccccCAAACTCAAATGTAGCTCAGTCTCACCAAAGCAAGAGCTTGACGGCAAAAATCTATTTTGCTCTTATTGTAGATATTAAAAATCTGTACAGTGTTCTCGCTCGTTCATCGGCTCCACTTTGCTtgactttcagaataaaagcacagtAACTGAACAATAAATAGGtaacagacagtgaacacaaaatagtttgaaataaataatacagtgtTTTTCAATCTTTTTCTCCCGTCACATACaccaaatgtaaagaaatacatCATTAAAGCAACACAGAGCCAGATATCACTGAGTCAGGCTGGTGTCCTATAAGGCTCTTTGGTCCCTTGAGGGTGATCACTAAAAAGCCATGTACTCAATACCACTGACAAACACTGACTTTCAATTCAATAAGACTTTCTCAACATAGTGATATACTACTTTTATCAAGTAGAAACATTGACATGACAGACAAGTGATGCTTGCACCAGGAAATCTGGTCTGTCTCTATTCTTGTCATTATTACAGTAGATCTGTGGTACGTAGCAGCCAGAGGAGGCACTGACACTCTCTACAGAGAAACACTAAGGTCAACacgcacacgcatacacacacacacacatgcgcgcacacactcacacaggtcaGCAGAGTTAGACAATTAGTAAAttgaaatgttgctgctgaCAGCCCTTGTCCCATTGAGTCAATAAGCCTGTGTGCTGTTCACAGTTACAgacaccttttctttttttgtgtgtgtgtgtgtggagaaaacTGACAGAGCCTCAGTCTCTtggtgagaaaaataaatgtaccatTCATCCTCTCGCCTCTCAGCAACGAACCAAATGTGCCATGTAGAAGTCCACTGCAGGCGATGATGTGCCAGAGGCTTTGGTTAAGAGTGACTCAGCCAAATGGTTCTCAGAATAACCCATTTTGGGGTAATTAGGGGAAACATTACACATCCGTAATTGCATTGTTCAGCTGTCCTTTACAGCCAATGTAAATGTCTACCTGCTAAATACTGCTGCTCATCATGAAGCACAGTTCcaggaaaataaatgttcacATGTTAAATACTAAGAATCTAGTTATTTCAGTCTTCAGCAGATGCACCTCCCATTAGATACTGTGAATAACCTCTGAAGCACTTTTCAGAGGCTAGAAACTGCTGCTTAAATGTCCAAATACTGAGGCAGCTCATTAGAGGGCTTACTCAGTCCAGTCCATTGATGTGTCCACATTAAGTTAAAAAGCAGGAAACAGCAAGCTAAGATGATGAGGGGTGTCACACTGTATCTTACTTTTACATCGCAATaacatacatgtgttttttttcctttaacgTCCAAAATCCTCCACACTTCAGCTTATTCTGTATTTCATGAAAGGTGAAAGCCAAGAGTGTCATTACAAACAACCTGAGTGTCCATTATGACCCAGACCAAGCCGAGAGCAAGGTGTCTGACATAAAAGCTTTCCACATAAAAGTCCACAAGTTCAGCTTGAAAGGGCCTCCTTGTCTGTGCTTTCACATTTTGAGATTGTCAGAAACCTTCTCTTGTTGTTGCGCTTTTAGATAAAAATCGAGGAACACATGTTTGCCCTGCAGCTGGGCAAATTAAGACTGCAGACGTAAGAAATCACCACTAACCTTGTGTGCTCCATGTGCTCTGTATTGATGAATAAAGGGCCCTAGGCTCACAGGAATCTAAGGtcacttttccttctttttacCTGTTTTCTTTCCCCATCAGTCTTGGAGTCTTTAATAACTACAAAACCTTAACTTATATATTATACACCAAACAATCTGTATTCTTATTCAGGAGTTAATTCTCAACtgtttctgctttctgtcagtTTTGTAGAGTGTTTTAATTGGAGATAAAACtttgcattcaaaatcttatcAGCAATACTGAAGTGCTAAGCTGTTCAGTGTCTCCCACTGCCTCTATTCCATGTCCTGTTTTCACCCCACACCCTATAAAACTCTAAGTGTTTATCAGCTGCAAACTGGGATTTCACAGTCCAAGTTGAATGTTTGCACACACTGTGGCTGTAAAAGAGTGGCTCTCAGTTCTGAATTTTATGCTGGAAATTCCACAGttcaacatatttttaaaacagCCCTTTGAGTGTtctgaaaaatggaaatgattaGTTTTTCTCTGTGCCTCAGAAATAGTAATTTTTTGTGTCCATGTCTTTTGCAGTTGATTTGTATGCTAGAAGAAAGTACCCTTGGTGCTTCTGCACAGTATTTTTTTGAAGGCCTTTCTGAAGTCTTTGTTGAAGATGGTGTATATGACTGGGTTGAGTGAGGAGTTGCAGTAACCGATCCAGAAGAAAAACTTAAAGAGTGGATCAGGGATGGCGCACGTCTCTGGGCACACTGCCTGTAGAGAGTAGGAGAAAAAGAACGGAAACCAGCACACCACAAAGACACCGATGACCACTGCCAGAACGAAGGTGAAACGTTTCTCTCTGTTGACCATCGCTTTACGCCTCGCTGCCCCAGGGTTGTTCTCTGTCTTTGACTTCCTCCCTGGCACCAGCCGAGCCCCCTTTGAAGTGGCGATCATGTCCCGGTAGCGCTTGACTGAGGCCGGGGAGTGGATCCCCCCTCCTGCAGGTGACCCTGGCATGCTGGAGCTGCCTCGGCCTCCTCCATGGCTGTGCTCCATATCGCTCTCTGTGCTTGAGCTGTCGCCATTGTTATTGTCagcttttttccctccttgcCGCTTGCCCTTCTTCCCCTTCTCTTTAGCCTTGGCAGGGGAAGACTGAGGCACAGAGGAGGGGGTTGAGGGGCCATGGGGAGAGGTATCAAGGGAGGCAGTGACAGGGGTCATGGCTAGAGAAGGGGATGGAGGTTGCAGGAGATTATTGGAGGGGGGATTCTGTAAGGTTTGAGACTCTCCTGGGGAAGGAGAAGGGGTGATGGCGAGGGTGGGGGGTCTGGCATTGGAGGTTTTGTTCGATGAAGGGGGTGTGCTTTCTTCTTCATCCTTCCCGTTGGCTTGTACATGTCTGGGAGGCTGACTCGGTGTAGCACAGCCGACCCCATCCTTCCTGGGCTCTCCTGGCGGGCAACGCGTTCTCTGCTTGGCAATCTGGTAGATTCTTATGTAGACCAGGATCATGATGACGCATGGAGCAAAGAAGGAGCCGATGGTGGAGTAAAGGATGTACCAGCGCTCATCATTCAGCTGGCACTGAGGTCCTCTCTCACTCCCCAGGTCCCCTGCCTCGCTTTTGTTCAGTGAGAGCAGGGGGGGGAAGGAGATGATGGCAGAGATGAGCCACACCACCACAATAGCGGCTTTGATGCGTTTGGGAGTCCGCTGACGCCCATAAGTAACCCTGGAAATGGACAGGTAGCGGTCCAGTGAGATGGCACACAGGTGCACaatggaggaggtgcagaacAGCACATCCAGAGCCAGGTAGATCTCACACCACAGAGACTTGAAGTACCAGTAACCAAGCAGCTCATTGGCCAGAGAGAAGGGGATGATGAGTGTGGCCACTAAAATGTCTGCAGCAGCCAGTGACACTAAGAACAGATTCTGCGGACCTCGGAGGGACCTGCTGGTCAGGACGGCGATGATGACCATGATGTTCCCCACGATGGTGAAGACGACCATCAAGGTTATGGCGGTGGCGAAGGCCGCCGTGGCTTCGGGGGAGTAAGGGGCGAGCTGCAGGATGCTCTGGTTGCAGGGGACGGAGGCTCCGGCGCTGCTCACACTGCTGTTCCAGCCGCTCAGCTCCATGGAGCAGCCGCTGTCCGGAACCGAGGCCATGCTGGGATTAGCTTTCCAGGAGTCTTTATAGATTAAAAATACGTTTGGTCACtgaataacatttgtttttagattGTATTTCACTGTTACGGGTTTTGATAATCGTGTCATAAGATCAGACATTGTTTATGCACAATGAAattctgtgtttgcagtttAAATAACATACGTGACAATAGCTAAATgatcatttgtaaaatatttaccTCAGTTGCTCtcgttttctctctgtgttgtttcCAAACGTTAGCTCCCTCGCATCCTCCACGGCAGGTCTTCCAAGTCCATTTTAAGCACACAAAACAGTCCTGAGCAATGCGTCAAGACACGGATCAGtgcctttcatttaaaaagactcGCCACTTTGTAGAACAGATTCTTTCcccaaaaacaaaagtattttttgtGACGCTGACTGCTGCCCATCAACCTTGCAGAGTTACACTGCAGCCGGAAGAACTAAAACTTCTTTAACGCACCGAGTTTGATAATTTTTTCCCTCCGTGGATTAATTACTCTCTTGAGATTTGTCTTAAAATAATCTAATTTGGGGTCGTCTCAAGCGAGTCGACATTGAATTTGAGGTCGGATTAGAGTAAATAATCTCGACACTCCGTGCGTCCTCGTTTGGAGACGCGCGTATGACTGACAAGTCTCATCTGAATAGCCGACACAGAACGGTTTCTGAAAGTGACATAAAGTTAATGTTCACAGTGGTTTACTAACGAGAAAGTACTGTTGTTTCCCTGCGAGGGATAGCCTGACTGAAGACAGCTCAAAGTTAACCTCAAGCTCTGCAGCCCTGCGCATGGAGCCAGATATGCAGTCAAAACGCGCTGTGTCTTGTGTAGTGAAACGATCCCCGCGGAGCAGCTTCACTCTGTGCGTCTCAGGAGTTGTTTCTCTGATTCTTGGCGCTTCCGTCTCCTCAGAAGTTCACCGGGATGCCATGATTCAGCCGCTCCGCTGGCGCACTCACATCACAGGCTTCCTCACAGAGGCGCGGCAGCATCTTCACTTGTGAACACGACCTTACGGCGAAATCTAATAAGTGGGGTGCCTCCCATCTCCCTCTTGCGCTTCTTTTTAGACCCGGTGATGTCATTGTGGAGCTGTGGGCGTAATGGGATCCTTACTTTCTTTATCCCTGTAgcagccccccctccctgcctcgtccccccccctctctccctcacattAAATATATACCCAAGCGGCTCAACCGACGCAGTTATATTACAAATGGCTTGTTGGGTGGCACTGCTTCGGTCAATTGACGCCGAGGTGTCCAGCTGAGAGCAGAAGAGAGCTGATGCCATCCCAAAACATTAGTTTCATTCCAGGGACTCGACTACTTTTTAAAGCCActcagtcatcatcatcatcatcatcatcatcatcaatatcatcatcattcCCTGCAATATGTGACACAGCACATATGGCTGATCTGTGTTTACAATTAAAAAGCCTGTGTGATCTTTACACCATGTAACCTCCAGGGACTCCAGTTATTTAGGGCCAATAAACGtttccactgcagcagctggaggtcgAGTAAGTTCCTCAAGGGCACTGACACCTAACCTGGTCACAAGGCTGCTCCCGGGTTTTTGGTGAGGTTAGGTAGGACCAATGTTTGAGGTTGTACAAGCCAAAATACACCTACATGTTAGACGCAGGAGTACGATTCTGTGTCTTTTATCATGCTGTGAGTGTTTTATCATGGTCATCTTATGTTAATGTGGAAGAAGGGCTCATTCTCAGTTGTGATGTAGGATAAAAGTGAAAGCCCTCATTGTGAGAAGTGATCCCATTCACAGGGCTAAGTTATTGACGCATTAAATGGCTGGTGGCCACATTGTGCAAGTAAAACCTTATTCTGCTGCAGAAACTGTTAATTACAAccatagaatagaatagagtatAACTTTATTGTCCAGGCAGATTACAAGAATACAGCAAATCTCATCCCATCACAACAACTACtacaacatacatacagtgtgcATGCATACATTCAATGCAGAGGAGTGCAGTTTGTTCGGGGGACTTTTTTCAAACAAGCTACCTCTCCCTCAAAACTGACTGGGTGAATGCACCGTGTTGCCTTCCACCTCTGCTCGTTGTGCGAGGTGCAGGACAGGGGTATCAGGCACTTGCCTTCTGTGCTCATGCATTTACATCATCACTTGACTTCGATTTAAATCCCTCTGCATTATGCGCCCTGCGACACTTCCTCCCCCAAGAAACACAGACATCCACGGCAGAGCCTCGTGATTTGTTGTCTACCTGAGATCAAGTGTCCCCGATTGTGCAGTTATGGAGTGAAACCTACGTCATGCTGGCTGTTTTACTGAGCCATAAATTAAACAGTAGCAGAGTTTATCCCGTGGTGTTTGAAAGTACGTAGGTGGCCTCTGATataaactcacacaaacaaacaacacacacacacacacacacacacacacacacacacacattcatcagcctacacacgcacacacaaacttatGAATGGTGTGTGGGTAGGAGGTcctgtttacttgtttttgtaGTGCGTCCCCCACACATTGCTGCTTTAATGAGAGAGAAGCCCTGCTAGCCACCCATGGAATTACAAATGGGAGCCCTGCTCTCTGATTGTGTGACCTGAAACAGGAGCCATAATGGTCGTACATTTTTCACTCCACGCTACACATTCTAAATATAAATGGAAAGAGAATAAAGCTTTTAGCGGGAGAGAGCACTCCAATCAAGTGTCTCTGTTTCCGTGGATGAACCGTGCTTAGTAACACGCTGAAAATGCATTCTGGGGGAGAGGGGTGTGTCACTGATGCCAAGGTTACAGAGACTGAGCAGCACACAGCGTTCAGTGCACAGTACATCACTTCTGAAGTGCTTGTTGTATAAGAGCATGTGGTATACAAACctgtgcgcgcacacacgcacacacacacacacacacacacacacacacacacacacacacacacacacacacacacacagtacacaagcCTGGAGGAATTTCTGCTGTCACGGATCGAGTACAGTGGATCAGTAATTCTTGCTCGACATCCAGACTGGAAATGCACCTGGTCCTGGAAAGGGCACC from the Enoplosus armatus isolate fEnoArm2 chromosome 4, fEnoArm2.hap1, whole genome shotgun sequence genome contains:
- the LOC139284111 gene encoding alpha-2B adrenergic receptor-like gives rise to the protein MTSGSEPLEITGHELVHILRTPRDQYTSAGCVVLDCRPFLDFSFTHICESRNVNWNSMLRRRSKSSVVALEWLIPDKALLGRLRRGEFSPLVVVDESSRSVAELKAESVAQMLLTALQNEVQTQICFLQGGFEGFSEAYPELCYSSASSHLSAVEPEPTVTGRRTPAYDRDGPVELLPFLFLGSAIHSSRRETLAAAGITAVLNVSSSCPNFYEGEFQYLRLNVEDNLAADIRACFSTAIAFIDSVKQSGGRVLVHCQAGISRSATICLAYLMHTQRVRLDEAFDFVKQRRQVISPNLAFMGQLLQFETDVLSNPSMASVPDSGCSMELSGWNSSVSSAGASVPCNQSILQLAPYSPEATAAFATAITLMVVFTIVGNIMVIIAVLTSRSLRGPQNLFLVSLAAADILVATLIIPFSLANELLGYWYFKSLWCEIYLALDVLFCTSSIVHLCAISLDRYLSISRVTYGRQRTPKRIKAAIVVVWLISAIISFPPLLSLNKSEAGDLGSERGPQCQLNDERWYILYSTIGSFFAPCVIMILVYIRIYQIAKQRTRCPPGEPRKDGVGWKKADNNNGDSSSTESDMEHSHGGGRGSSSMPGSPAGGGIHSPASVKRYRDMIATSKGARLVPGRKSKTENNPGAARRKAMVNREKRFTFVLAVVIGVFVVCWFPFFFSYSLQAVCPETCAIPDPLFKFFFWIGYCNSSLNPVIYTIFNKDFRKAFKKILCRSTKGTFF